In Denitratisoma sp. DHT3, one DNA window encodes the following:
- the fliP gene encoding flagellar type III secretion system pore protein FliP (The bacterial flagellar biogenesis protein FliP forms a type III secretion system (T3SS)-type pore required for flagellar assembly.), which translates to MRIKKLLPLLLLLPAVGLAQALPAITSTPAPGGGTQWSLSIQTLLLMTGLTFLPAMLLMMTSFTRIIIVFSLLRHALGTQTSPPNQVLVGLALFLTFFIMAPVAEKIYTDAYQPLAENKISFSEALDRGAVPLRGFMLKQVREADLAMFTKIAKQPKPATAEQVPMRVLIPAFVTSELKTAFQIGFIIFIPFLIIDMVVASVLMSMGMMMMSPVIVSLPFKIMLFVLVDGWNLLIASLVQSFG; encoded by the coding sequence ATGCGCATTAAGAAACTGCTACCCCTGCTCCTGCTGCTGCCGGCCGTGGGACTTGCCCAGGCCCTGCCCGCCATCACCAGCACGCCGGCTCCGGGCGGCGGCACCCAATGGTCGCTGTCGATCCAGACGCTGCTGTTGATGACCGGCCTGACCTTCCTGCCGGCCATGCTGCTGATGATGACCAGCTTCACCCGCATCATCATCGTTTTTTCCCTGCTCCGTCACGCGCTGGGCACCCAGACCTCGCCGCCGAATCAGGTGCTGGTCGGCCTGGCGCTGTTCCTCACGTTTTTCATCATGGCGCCCGTCGCCGAAAAGATCTATACGGACGCCTACCAGCCGCTGGCCGAAAACAAGATCAGTTTTTCCGAGGCCCTGGACCGGGGCGCGGTTCCGCTGCGCGGCTTCATGCTGAAACAGGTGCGGGAAGCCGATCTGGCGATGTTCACCAAGATCGCCAAGCAGCCCAAGCCGGCCACCGCCGAGCAGGTGCCGATGCGGGTCCTGATCCCGGCCTTCGTCACCTCCGAGTTGAAGACCGCCTTCCAGATCGGCTTCATCATTTTCATTCCCTTTCTGATCATCGACATGGTCGTGGCTTCGGTCCTGATGTCGATGGGTATGATGATGATGTCGCCCGTCATCGTCTCCCTGCCCTTCAAGATCATGCTCTTCGTGCTGGTGGACGGCTGGAACCTGTTGATCGCCTCGCTGGTGCAGAGCTTCGGCTAG
- the fliQ gene encoding flagellar biosynthesis protein FliQ codes for MTPTTVVAIGRQAMEITLLIAAPLFIAALATGLLVSIFQAATQINESTLSFVPKLLVIFLTLLIAGPWMITVLTDYMRRLFESIPVLIG; via the coding sequence ATGACACCCACCACCGTCGTAGCCATCGGCCGGCAGGCCATGGAGATCACCTTGCTGATCGCCGCCCCGCTGTTCATCGCCGCGCTGGCCACCGGCCTGCTGGTCAGCATTTTCCAGGCGGCCACCCAGATCAACGAATCGACCCTGTCCTTCGTCCCCAAACTGCTGGTGATCTTCCTCACCCTGCTGATCGCCGGCCCCTGGATGATCACCGTCCTCACCGACTACATGCGGCGCCTGTTCGAGTCCATCCCGGTGCTGATCGGCTGA
- the fliR gene encoding flagellar biosynthetic protein FliR has translation MIQVTSTQLDAWLTLFMFPLARILGLVATAPVFQNRALSMRIRLILGLSIALALVSALPPMPAVPVGSWIGLAVLAQQTLIGIVMGFTLRLIFAAIDMAGELIGLQMGLSFAMFYDPMSAGQTPVVTEFISLLATLIFLAMNGHLLTLSALAESFNLFPVSTQFFAVKGLGAMLTWAATLFAAGVLLALPLISALTIANLALGVLSRVAPTLNLFAVGFPVTIMAGFTVLTLSLPYMGAALERLYAQSFSALGQVMRAGM, from the coding sequence GTGATCCAGGTCACCAGCACCCAGTTGGATGCCTGGCTGACGCTGTTCATGTTCCCGCTGGCGCGCATCCTTGGCCTGGTCGCCACCGCGCCAGTCTTCCAGAACAGGGCGCTGAGCATGCGCATCCGGCTGATCCTGGGGTTGTCCATCGCCCTGGCGCTGGTCTCGGCGCTGCCGCCGATGCCGGCGGTTCCCGTCGGTTCCTGGATCGGTCTGGCCGTCCTCGCGCAGCAGACCCTGATCGGCATCGTCATGGGCTTTACCCTGCGGCTGATTTTCGCCGCCATCGACATGGCCGGCGAACTGATCGGCCTGCAAATGGGCCTGTCCTTCGCGATGTTCTACGATCCCATGAGCGCCGGCCAGACGCCGGTGGTGACCGAGTTCATCAGTCTGCTCGCGACATTGATCTTCCTGGCCATGAATGGCCATTTGCTGACGCTCTCGGCCCTGGCGGAAAGCTTCAACCTGTTTCCGGTATCCACCCAGTTTTTCGCCGTCAAGGGCCTGGGGGCGATGCTGACCTGGGCGGCCACCCTGTTCGCCGCCGGCGTGCTGCTGGCGCTGCCCTTGATCTCGGCACTGACGATCGCCAACCTGGCCCTGGGCGTGCTTTCCCGGGTCGCCCCGACGTTGAACCTGTTCGCGGTGGGCTTTCCGGTCACCATCATGGCCGGCTTCACGGTGCTGACGCTTTCCCTGCCCTATATGGGCGCCGCCCTGGAGCGGCTTTACGCCCAGAGCTTCTCCGCTCTCGGTCAGGTGATGCGAGCCGGCATGTAG
- the flgL gene encoding flagellar hook-associated protein FlgL — protein sequence MRVSTGMIFDSGVNSIQQRTSSLLRTQQQVSSGRRILTPSDDPVAAARALEVTQSKEINAQYVTAQGNAKSALGLMDGQLSSTTDLLVRIRELTVQAGNATLSAADRKSIATELRSRFDELVALANSTDGTGQYVFSGYQGSNKPFAGSVDSGVNYIGDDGLRTLRVSGSRNLPISQSGNDVFMRISNGNGTFVTGLPTERPSNIHSVGIDAGTITSPTDWATAPNSIEVRFWVDAAGSIGAAGATYYDLVDAGTGDSLFTGSPSATGATGSYTHAYTSGAPIAFSGLAAAYNPPSNDFGASVTVTGNPADGDKFSIDNVSGGLKTSPPTITHANAVIDQGVVTDPVKWSTAGNSQNLEVRFWVDAAGSIGAAGATYYDLVDTTTNKSLFTGAPSATGATGSYTHAYTSGTPISFSSAAPPAFDFGASVTVTGNPASGDAFTIKAGTDPQGNGTFVTAPKMVAAENMGSGIIGAGEVLDAAKWNSPYNSKQLEVRFWKDPADLSPNAPVYYDLVDTRTERSLFTDTASTSGGSGNTYTHVFKSGDPVAFSNLAAPYKDFGVSVTIQGTPASGDAFSLKNSTTQSVFDTLADLIKAIEGPAAPAGGTGNASLQNKLGFVLTNLSKIEDNISRVRAGIGTQLAEVEDLGNVSGSLDLQYASTLSNLQDLDYAKAITDLTRMQVELQAAQQSFMKISGMSLFNYL from the coding sequence ATGCGCGTCAGCACCGGCATGATTTTCGACAGCGGCGTCAACAGCATCCAGCAACGCACCAGTTCCTTGTTGCGCACCCAGCAACAGGTGTCCAGCGGCCGGCGCATCCTGACACCCTCCGACGACCCGGTGGCGGCGGCGCGTGCGCTGGAAGTCACCCAGTCCAAGGAAATCAACGCCCAGTACGTCACAGCCCAGGGCAATGCCAAAAGCGCCCTGGGCCTCATGGACGGACAGTTGTCCTCAACCACCGATCTGCTGGTGCGGATTCGCGAACTGACCGTTCAGGCAGGGAACGCCACGCTTTCCGCCGCCGACCGCAAGAGCATCGCCACGGAATTGCGTTCCCGCTTCGATGAGCTGGTGGCGCTGGCCAACAGCACCGATGGCACCGGTCAATACGTGTTCTCCGGCTATCAGGGCAGCAACAAGCCTTTTGCCGGCAGCGTCGACAGCGGCGTGAACTATATCGGCGACGATGGACTGCGGACCTTGCGCGTGTCCGGCTCCAGGAATCTGCCGATCAGCCAGTCGGGCAATGATGTGTTCATGCGCATTTCGAACGGCAACGGCACTTTCGTCACCGGTCTGCCGACGGAGCGGCCATCGAACATCCACAGCGTCGGCATCGATGCGGGCACCATCACCAGCCCGACGGACTGGGCCACCGCGCCGAACAGCATCGAGGTGCGCTTCTGGGTGGATGCCGCGGGTTCCATCGGCGCGGCGGGGGCGACCTATTACGATCTGGTCGACGCCGGAACCGGCGACTCGTTGTTTACGGGCAGCCCGTCTGCTACCGGTGCGACTGGAAGCTACACCCATGCCTACACCAGCGGTGCGCCGATCGCGTTCTCCGGCTTGGCGGCCGCCTACAATCCGCCGAGCAACGACTTCGGCGCTTCGGTGACCGTCACCGGCAATCCCGCCGATGGCGATAAATTTTCCATCGACAATGTCAGCGGCGGCCTAAAGACATCGCCGCCCACGATCACCCATGCCAACGCGGTCATCGACCAAGGCGTGGTCACCGATCCGGTGAAATGGAGTACGGCCGGCAACAGCCAGAACCTGGAGGTGCGTTTCTGGGTGGATGCCGCGGGTTCCATCGGCGCGGCGGGGGCGACCTATTACGATCTGGTCGATACGACCACGAACAAGTCGCTATTTACCGGCGCCCCGTCCGCCACCGGTGCGACTGGAAGCTACACCCACGCCTACACCAGTGGTACGCCGATTTCCTTTTCTTCCGCTGCGCCACCAGCTTTCGATTTCGGCGCTTCGGTGACCGTCACCGGCAATCCCGCCAGCGGCGACGCCTTCACCATCAAGGCCGGCACCGACCCTCAAGGCAACGGCACCTTCGTCACCGCACCGAAGATGGTGGCGGCGGAGAACATGGGCAGCGGCATCATCGGCGCCGGGGAGGTGCTCGATGCGGCCAAATGGAACAGCCCCTACAACAGCAAACAGCTGGAGGTGCGGTTCTGGAAGGATCCGGCAGACCTCAGCCCCAATGCGCCGGTCTATTACGATCTGGTGGATACCCGGACCGAGCGCTCCCTGTTCACCGACACGGCATCGACCAGTGGCGGCAGCGGCAACACCTACACCCACGTGTTCAAGAGCGGCGATCCGGTGGCATTTTCCAATCTGGCCGCTCCCTACAAGGACTTCGGGGTTTCGGTGACGATCCAGGGCACGCCGGCCAGCGGCGATGCGTTCAGCCTGAAGAACAGCACGACGCAGAGCGTGTTCGACACGCTGGCGGATCTGATCAAGGCCATCGAGGGACCGGCGGCGCCGGCCGGCGGGACGGGCAACGCAAGTCTGCAGAACAAGCTGGGTTTTGTCCTGACCAACCTTTCCAAGATCGAGGACAACATTTCACGAGTGCGTGCCGGCATCGGTACGCAACTGGCGGAAGTCGAGGACCTGGGGAACGTGTCCGGAAGCCTCGATCTGCAATATGCAAGTACGCTGTCCAATCTGCAGGATCTGGATTACGCCAAGGCCATCACCGATCTGACGCGGATGCAGGTCGAACTGCAGGCCGCACAGCAGTCCTTCATGAAGATTTCCGGGATGTCCTTGTTCAATTACCTGTGA
- the flgK gene encoding flagellar hook-associated protein FlgK yields MGNSLFNISVSGLNAAQMGILTTSHNISNASTAGFNRQQILQTTNTPMLTGSGFLGQGTSVLTVQRVYNNLLTTQLLTAQTNAAALQTYSNQIGQIDNLLADPSAGLSPALQGFFKAIDEAAANPASVPARQAILSAGQALVARFQGLDQQLGEMRNGINSQISTEVTTINSYVLQIADINQRILVAQAGGGQPANDLYDQRDQLVADLNQEIRVTTHQESDGSYSIFFGTGQPLVVGTQTYQLAAMPGQEDLSSVRIGLKDPAGNLQAIPESLVSGGNLGGLLAFRRETLDPAQNAIGRIALSLATQFNTQHVLGQDLTGSMGGNFFNPIQLSTLGAPSNAGTGVLSANIVDSDYMLRYDKTQGGYTITRLADDKTLGTFSTLPQVVDGIRFSLASGAPQNGDTFLIQPGAAADKRVTAYAGNAGTATLASTGSNIQTLTDSDYRLTLVGPNSFTLERISDNQIWRGTGIDQASALADLMTNAAPQGFDLQLSGKMAVDDSFLIRPTRNAARDISLAISDPTNIALAAPIRTSAALTNAGTATISSGTVADASVLLQAPFSVRYEASSDSLVGFPVGATVKVGSTTYQVTSENARIPYTAGAIINVNGVGATISGTPADGDVFTFAANTAPPIAPPSIGNTGFATLFGIPTNTAAVAGPPAAAGFATAGLSLAGSTTITTGSNDQFRLSLDGGAAVTVSIPQGTYTPATLRAAVQTAVDTAFGSPPLPSPASVTLNSNNQLVITSATVGPGSAVTLSSVGNSGTGIMTSAPVTGNNSLPTASITLRFNTAQAAAVPPLPDRLTGFPVGSVVTVTPPGGRPTSYVIGQTTDYVPYISGAELSFNGLSFSINGSAVDGDTFTVGPNPSGVSDNRNAGLMAALQTLNAMADGTSTFQSAYSQIVSQIGNKAREVDVTLTTQQNLVKQGETAIQSQSGVNLDEEAANLLRYQQAYQAAAKIINISSKLFDELLNIGR; encoded by the coding sequence CCAGCGTCCTGACCGTGCAGCGGGTCTACAACAACCTTTTGACCACCCAGTTGCTGACCGCGCAAACCAACGCCGCCGCGCTGCAAACCTATTCGAACCAGATCGGCCAGATCGACAATCTGCTGGCCGACCCCAGTGCGGGCCTGAGCCCCGCGCTGCAAGGATTCTTCAAGGCGATCGACGAAGCGGCCGCCAATCCTGCGTCGGTCCCCGCGCGGCAGGCCATACTCTCCGCCGGGCAAGCCCTGGTGGCGCGCTTCCAGGGCCTCGACCAGCAGCTGGGGGAAATGCGCAACGGGATAAATTCCCAGATCAGCACCGAAGTCACGACCATCAATTCCTATGTCCTGCAGATCGCCGACATCAATCAGCGCATCCTCGTCGCCCAGGCGGGGGGAGGGCAGCCCGCCAACGATCTGTATGACCAGCGCGACCAGTTGGTCGCGGACCTGAATCAGGAGATCCGCGTCACCACTCACCAGGAAAGTGATGGCAGCTACAGCATTTTCTTCGGGACGGGCCAGCCTTTGGTCGTCGGCACCCAGACTTATCAATTGGCGGCAATGCCCGGACAGGAGGATCTGTCCAGCGTGCGCATCGGGCTCAAGGATCCTGCCGGCAATCTCCAGGCGATTCCCGAATCCCTGGTCAGTGGCGGCAATCTCGGCGGCCTGCTGGCTTTTCGGCGCGAGACGCTGGACCCGGCCCAGAATGCCATCGGCCGTATCGCTCTCTCGCTGGCGACCCAGTTCAACACCCAGCATGTCCTGGGTCAGGATCTGACGGGGAGTATGGGCGGAAATTTCTTCAACCCGATCCAGCTCTCGACTTTGGGCGCCCCCTCCAACGCAGGAACCGGCGTGCTCTCCGCCAACATCGTCGACAGCGATTACATGCTGCGTTACGACAAGACGCAGGGCGGGTACACCATCACCCGGCTGGCGGACGACAAGACCCTGGGCACGTTTTCCACTCTGCCCCAGGTCGTGGACGGGATTCGCTTCAGTCTGGCTTCGGGCGCGCCCCAGAATGGCGATACTTTCCTGATCCAGCCCGGCGCGGCGGCGGACAAGCGGGTGACCGCCTACGCCGGCAACGCGGGGACGGCGACGCTGGCTTCGACCGGGTCCAACATCCAGACCCTGACCGACAGCGATTACCGCCTGACCCTGGTCGGTCCCAACAGTTTCACCCTGGAACGCATCTCGGACAACCAGATATGGCGCGGTACCGGGATCGACCAGGCCTCCGCGTTGGCCGATCTGATGACCAATGCCGCGCCGCAGGGGTTCGACCTGCAATTGAGCGGAAAGATGGCCGTCGACGACAGTTTCCTGATCCGGCCCACACGCAATGCCGCGCGGGACATCTCGCTGGCGATTTCCGATCCGACGAACATCGCCCTGGCGGCTCCGATCCGGACTTCCGCAGCGCTGACGAATGCCGGTACGGCGACCATCAGCAGCGGTACGGTGGCGGATGCGTCGGTGCTGCTGCAGGCGCCGTTCTCGGTTCGCTACGAGGCATCGAGCGACAGCCTGGTCGGCTTTCCGGTCGGCGCGACGGTCAAGGTCGGCTCGACCACGTATCAGGTCACCAGCGAGAACGCCCGGATTCCCTACACCGCCGGCGCCATCATCAACGTCAATGGCGTGGGGGCGACGATCAGCGGTACGCCGGCGGATGGCGATGTGTTCACTTTCGCTGCCAACACCGCGCCACCCATCGCGCCGCCCAGCATCGGCAACACCGGATTTGCAACGCTCTTCGGCATCCCGACGAATACCGCTGCTGTTGCCGGTCCGCCGGCGGCGGCAGGGTTCGCCACCGCCGGACTGTCTTTGGCCGGCTCCACCACCATCACGACGGGAAGCAATGATCAGTTCCGCTTGTCGCTGGATGGCGGAGCGGCGGTGACGGTGAGCATTCCGCAGGGAACCTACACCCCGGCGACCCTGCGGGCGGCAGTGCAAACGGCTGTGGATACTGCATTTGGCTCCCCTCCTCTGCCCAGCCCCGCCTCGGTAACGCTGAACAGCAATAACCAGTTGGTGATTACGTCGGCCACCGTGGGCCCCGGATCGGCCGTCACACTTTCCAGTGTCGGCAACAGCGGCACAGGCATCATGACCAGTGCTCCGGTCACGGGCAACAACAGTCTGCCGACGGCGTCGATCACCTTGCGCTTCAACACCGCCCAGGCCGCCGCCGTGCCGCCGCTGCCGGACCGGCTGACCGGCTTCCCGGTGGGCAGCGTGGTCACGGTGACGCCGCCCGGCGGCCGCCCGACGTCCTATGTGATCGGCCAGACCACGGATTACGTGCCCTACATTTCGGGGGCGGAATTGAGCTTCAACGGCCTGAGCTTCTCGATCAACGGTTCGGCCGTCGACGGCGACACCTTTACCGTGGGTCCCAATCCGTCGGGAGTTTCCGACAATCGCAATGCCGGGTTGATGGCGGCCTTGCAGACGCTCAATGCCATGGCGGACGGCACATCCACCTTTCAGTCCGCTTATTCCCAAATCGTCAGCCAGATCGGCAACAAGGCGCGGGAAGTGGATGTGACCTTGACGACCCAGCAGAATCTGGTGAAGCAGGGCGAGACGGCGATCCAGTCGCAGTCCGGCGTCAACCTGGACGAAGAGGCCGCCAACCTGCTGCGTTACCAGCAGGCCTACCAGGCGGCGGCAAAGATCATCAATATCTCCAGCAAGCTCTTTGATGAGTTGCTGAATATAGGCAGATAA